From Nevskia ramosa DSM 11499, the proteins below share one genomic window:
- a CDS encoding xanthine dehydrogenase family protein molybdopterin-binding subunit: MGIMKRITGNDAKANSASTPLINVSRRSFLQGTGGLAIGVCLGPIACSSKDAGTAATVASNIPAFEPNAFIRIGADNSVTVIAKHLEMGQGTFTGLATLAAEELDADWSQVSVEAAPADVTKYKNNLLGGQGTGGSTAMADSHEPMRKAGATARAMLVSAAAAEWQVPVAEITVSKGTIRHVASKKEASFGQMADKAAKQPVPAEVVLKDPKDFTLIGSQTATRKDSAAKTNGTAKFTQDVKLDGMLVAVLAHAPHFGSTIKSFDDSKARAVAGVVDVIRVDAVPGVNRAAVAVLARNTWVAKQGRDALVVEWEEAEAFKLSSADMFKQFHELSAKSGLVAGTRGDAAGALKKPAKLIEASYEFPYLAHAAMEPLNCVIHYTGDACQIWNGEQFQTFDQAAAAATLGLKPEQVGITQLYAGGSFGRRASSKSDFIVEAATLAKAAYAKGVKAPLKMVWTREDDMRGGYYRPAFVHAIKAGLDKDGKLIGWQQRIVGQSIAKGTALEPYMVHEGVDHTSVEGTSDTRYDITNLQVELHSVDYKLPVLWWRSVGHTHTAYAVETMMDELAHAAGKDPVEFRRALLEKQPRHLAVLELAAAKSDWGKPLAPIAGMKRGRGIAVHESFNTFVAEVAEVSIDADGMLKVDRVVCAVDCGLAINPDVIKAQMEGGIGFGLAAILHSEITFDQGKVVQGNFGEYPMLRINEMPVIEVHLVASAEKPTGVGEPGVPPIGPAVANAVFAATAKRIRKLPFGDQLSA, from the coding sequence ATGGGCATCATGAAACGCATCACCGGTAACGACGCCAAAGCCAACAGCGCCAGCACGCCGCTGATCAATGTCAGCCGTCGCAGCTTCCTGCAGGGTACCGGCGGACTGGCCATCGGCGTCTGTCTGGGGCCGATCGCCTGTTCGTCGAAGGACGCCGGCACGGCCGCAACAGTCGCCAGCAACATCCCAGCTTTCGAGCCGAACGCTTTCATCCGCATCGGCGCCGACAACTCGGTGACGGTGATCGCCAAGCATCTGGAGATGGGCCAGGGCACCTTCACCGGCCTTGCCACGCTTGCCGCCGAAGAACTCGACGCCGACTGGTCGCAGGTCTCGGTCGAAGCCGCGCCGGCCGATGTCACCAAGTACAAGAACAACCTGCTCGGCGGCCAGGGCACCGGCGGTTCGACCGCGATGGCCGATTCTCACGAGCCGATGCGCAAGGCCGGCGCCACCGCGCGGGCCATGCTGGTCAGCGCTGCCGCTGCCGAATGGCAGGTGCCGGTTGCCGAGATCACCGTCAGCAAGGGCACGATCCGTCACGTCGCTTCGAAGAAGGAAGCCAGCTTCGGCCAGATGGCCGACAAGGCCGCCAAACAGCCGGTGCCGGCCGAAGTGGTGCTGAAGGATCCGAAGGACTTCACGCTGATCGGCAGCCAGACGGCCACGCGCAAGGACTCCGCCGCCAAGACCAATGGCACGGCCAAGTTCACGCAGGACGTGAAACTCGACGGCATGCTGGTCGCCGTGCTCGCGCATGCGCCGCACTTCGGCAGCACCATCAAGAGCTTCGACGACAGCAAGGCCCGCGCCGTGGCCGGTGTCGTCGACGTGATCCGCGTCGATGCCGTGCCGGGCGTCAATCGCGCCGCCGTCGCCGTGCTCGCCAGAAACACCTGGGTCGCCAAGCAAGGCCGCGATGCGCTGGTCGTCGAATGGGAAGAAGCCGAAGCCTTCAAGCTCAGCTCGGCCGACATGTTCAAGCAGTTTCATGAGCTCTCAGCCAAGTCAGGCCTGGTCGCCGGCACTCGCGGCGATGCGGCTGGCGCGCTGAAGAAGCCGGCCAAGCTGATCGAAGCGAGCTATGAATTTCCCTACCTCGCCCACGCGGCGATGGAACCGCTGAACTGCGTCATCCATTACACCGGCGACGCCTGCCAGATCTGGAACGGCGAGCAGTTCCAGACCTTCGATCAAGCTGCTGCTGCTGCCACGCTCGGGCTGAAGCCGGAGCAGGTCGGCATCACCCAGCTCTATGCCGGCGGCAGTTTCGGCCGCCGTGCCAGCTCGAAGTCGGACTTCATCGTCGAAGCCGCCACCCTGGCCAAGGCTGCGTACGCGAAAGGCGTGAAGGCGCCGCTGAAGATGGTCTGGACCCGCGAGGACGACATGCGCGGCGGCTACTACCGCCCGGCGTTCGTGCACGCGATCAAGGCCGGTCTCGACAAGGACGGCAAGCTGATCGGCTGGCAGCAGCGCATCGTCGGTCAGTCGATCGCCAAGGGCACGGCGCTGGAGCCGTACATGGTCCATGAAGGCGTCGATCACACCTCGGTCGAAGGCACTTCGGACACCCGCTACGACATCACCAACCTGCAGGTCGAACTGCATTCGGTCGACTACAAACTGCCGGTGCTGTGGTGGCGTTCGGTCGGTCATACGCATACCGCGTACGCCGTCGAAACGATGATGGACGAGCTGGCGCATGCGGCCGGCAAGGATCCGGTCGAATTCCGTCGCGCGCTGCTCGAAAAGCAGCCGCGTCACCTCGCCGTGCTGGAACTGGCGGCGGCGAAATCCGACTGGGGCAAGCCGCTGGCGCCGATCGCAGGCATGAAGCGCGGCCGCGGCATCGCCGTGCACGAGTCGTTCAACACCTTCGTCGCCGAAGTGGCGGAAGTGAGCATCGATGCCGACGGCATGCTGAAAGTCGATCGCGTCGTCTGCGCCGTCGACTGCGGTCTGGCGATCAACCCGGACGTGATCAAGGCGCAGATGGAAGGCGGCATCGGCTTCGGCCTCGCGGCGATCCTGCATTCCGAGATCACCTTCGATCAGGGCAAGGTCGTCCAGGGCAATTTCGGCGAATACCCGATGCTGCGCATCAACGAGATGCCGGTGATCGAAGTGCATCTCGTCGCCTCGGCCGAAAAGCCGACTGGCGTCGGTGAACCGGGCGTGCCGCCGATCGGTCCGGCGGTTGCCAATGCGGTGTTCGCGGCGACCGCCAAGCGCATCCGCAAGCTGCCGTTCGGCGACCAGCTGAGCGCTTGA
- a CDS encoding (2Fe-2S)-binding protein, whose product MTDLTINGVKHTHNGDAAMPLLWFIRDEVGMTGTKFGCGVAQCGACTVHLDGQPIRSCVTPVSVAAGKNITTIEGVASDKVGAAVQASWRKLDVVQCGYCQSGQIMSAVALLAKNKAPSDSDIDSAMGGNVCRCATYVRIRAAIHDAATALA is encoded by the coding sequence ATGACCGATCTGACCATCAACGGCGTCAAGCACACCCACAATGGCGACGCGGCGATGCCGCTGCTGTGGTTCATCCGCGACGAAGTCGGCATGACCGGCACCAAGTTCGGCTGCGGTGTTGCCCAATGCGGCGCCTGCACGGTGCACCTCGATGGTCAGCCGATCCGCTCCTGCGTCACGCCGGTTTCGGTCGCTGCCGGCAAGAACATCACCACGATCGAAGGCGTGGCTTCCGACAAGGTCGGCGCGGCGGTACAGGCTTCGTGGCGCAAATTGGATGTTGTCCAGTGCGGCTACTGCCAGTCCGGCCAGATCATGTCGGCCGTGGCACTACTGGCCAAGAACAAGGCACCAAGCGATAGCGACATCGACAGCGCGATGGGCGGCAACGTCTGCCGCTGCGCGACCTATGTCCGCATTCGAGCGGCGATCCACGACGCCGCCACGGCGCTGGCCTGA
- the rpsP gene encoding 30S ribosomal protein S16, translating to MMKIRLARAGAKKRPFYHVVATDSRSSRDGKFVERLGFYNPNARGAEQKLVVDTARIAYWQQNGAQVSERVAYLVKSVPVAAAA from the coding sequence ATGATGAAGATTCGTCTGGCCCGCGCCGGAGCCAAGAAGCGCCCGTTCTACCACGTCGTTGCGACCGATAGCCGTTCGTCGCGCGATGGCAAGTTCGTCGAGCGCCTGGGCTTCTACAACCCGAACGCCCGCGGCGCCGAGCAGAAGCTGGTTGTCGATACCGCCCGCATTGCCTATTGGCAGCAGAACGGCGCCCAGGTGTCGGAGCGCGTTGCCTACCTCGTCAAGAGCGTGCCGGTCGCCGCTGCCGCCTGA
- the rimM gene encoding ribosome maturation factor RimM (Essential for efficient processing of 16S rRNA) encodes MSDSARRVTLGRVAGVFGVKGWVKIVSNTRPAENLLKYPLWWLGADDGYASVLVDAKAQVNGIIAQLSGRDGQPITDRDIAARLVGKDISVDRTELPPAPAGSYYWADLIGMSVVSNKDEPLGMVTGMMENGVQDVLVLSDGEVERLIPFVQGPIILSVDTEARRIVADWAPDY; translated from the coding sequence GTGTCGGATAGCGCACGCCGGGTGACGCTGGGTCGCGTCGCTGGCGTCTTCGGTGTCAAGGGCTGGGTCAAGATCGTTTCCAACACCCGCCCGGCTGAAAACCTCCTGAAGTATCCCTTGTGGTGGCTGGGTGCTGACGATGGCTACGCGTCGGTTCTGGTCGATGCGAAAGCTCAGGTCAACGGCATCATCGCCCAGCTGTCCGGACGCGATGGCCAGCCGATCACCGATCGCGATATCGCGGCTCGGCTGGTCGGCAAGGACATTTCGGTTGATCGCACGGAACTGCCGCCGGCTCCCGCCGGCAGCTACTACTGGGCGGACCTGATCGGCATGAGCGTCGTCTCCAACAAGGACGAGCCGCTCGGCATGGTCACCGGAATGATGGAAAACGGAGTTCAGGATGTGCTGGTGCTGAGCGATGGGGAGGTCGAAAGACTGATTCCGTTCGTGCAGGGGCCGATCATCCTGTCGGTGGATACCGAAGCTCGGCGCATCGTCGCCGACTGGGCGCCGGACTACTGA
- the trmD gene encoding tRNA (guanosine(37)-N1)-methyltransferase TrmD, translating to MKLDVVSLFPAFVEQVVKVGIPRKAVESGALQFHARDLRNYSDGADRRVDDRSYGGGPGMVMEPGPLADAIAAAKTAIGVEAKVIALSPQGLPMTQALVEQLAAEPALVLICGRYEGLDERVTPLIDFEVSLGDFVLSGGELAAMVLVDAMARLLPGVLGHEGSAEADSFSTGLLDHPHYTRPPLWRDAPVPDVLLSGDHAKIARWRRKQALGATFLKRPDLLEKLQISRTDAELLREFLSEHSGEKN from the coding sequence GTGAAGCTGGATGTGGTGAGCCTGTTTCCTGCGTTCGTGGAACAGGTGGTCAAGGTCGGTATCCCGCGGAAAGCGGTCGAAAGTGGTGCATTGCAGTTCCATGCCCGCGATCTCCGCAATTACAGCGATGGGGCCGACCGCCGTGTCGACGATCGTTCCTACGGGGGCGGTCCCGGCATGGTGATGGAGCCAGGGCCATTGGCGGATGCGATCGCTGCCGCGAAAACGGCGATTGGTGTCGAAGCCAAGGTCATTGCGTTGAGCCCGCAAGGCTTGCCGATGACCCAGGCGCTGGTGGAGCAACTGGCGGCAGAACCGGCACTCGTGCTGATCTGCGGACGCTACGAAGGGCTTGATGAGCGGGTCACGCCGCTGATCGATTTCGAAGTGTCGCTGGGCGATTTCGTGCTGTCGGGCGGGGAACTCGCCGCGATGGTGCTGGTGGACGCGATGGCGCGCTTGCTGCCGGGCGTGCTGGGGCATGAAGGATCGGCCGAAGCCGATTCATTCAGTACTGGCCTGCTCGATCATCCGCACTACACGCGGCCGCCGTTGTGGCGCGATGCACCGGTACCGGACGTGCTGTTGTCCGGCGATCATGCGAAAATCGCGCGTTGGCGTAGAAAACAGGCGTTAGGGGCCACTTTCCTGAAGCGACCTGATTTGCTGGAAAAGCTGCAAATCAGCCGTACCGATGCCGAGTTGCTGCGGGAGTTTCTATCCGAGCACTCCGGCGAGAAAAACTAG
- the rplS gene encoding 50S ribosomal protein L19, with the protein MSKIIQALDAETMAGKVIPDFRPGDTVEVKVKVKEGDRERLQAYEGVVIAKRSRGVNSAFTVRKMSHGEGVERVFQSYSPQVAEITIKRRGSVARAKLYYLRGRQGKAARIKEKLG; encoded by the coding sequence ATGAGCAAGATCATTCAGGCGTTGGATGCAGAGACGATGGCCGGCAAGGTCATCCCGGATTTTCGCCCGGGAGACACGGTTGAAGTGAAGGTGAAGGTCAAGGAAGGCGACCGCGAGCGTCTCCAGGCCTATGAAGGCGTGGTCATCGCCAAGCGTTCGCGTGGCGTCAACTCCGCGTTCACCGTGCGCAAGATGTCGCATGGCGAAGGTGTGGAGCGCGTCTTCCAGAGCTACAGCCCGCAGGTCGCTGAAATCACCATCAAGCGCCGCGGCAGCGTCGCCCGCGCGAAGCTGTACTACCTGCGCGGCCGTCAGGGCAAGGCGGCTCGCATCAAGGAAAAGCTGGGCTAA
- the htpG gene encoding molecular chaperone HtpG, protein MTTDSAAPQQFEFQTETRQLLKLMIHSLYSNKEIFLRELISNASDAADKLRFLAIQDPALFGEDTVLAVDLIVDSAAGTLTVRDNGVGMSREDLVDNLGTIARSGTKAFMEQLSADGKKDAQLIGQFGVGFYSAFIVADKVTVTSRRAGETAAHVWESTGEGSYSLEPVIKNERGTDITLHLRDDEKEFLEAGRIGHLVRKYSDHIGLPVRLKVDDGEVETLNKAAALWTRPKSELSDEDYHSFYTALSFDPGKPLSWAHQRVEGNLSYISLLYIPGAAPFDLWDRDKTRGLQLYVKRVFIMDHGAELLPAYLRFVRGLVDSDDLPLNVSRELLQGNRNVEKLKSALTKRVLDMLDDLAKNKPDDYAKFWDIFGAVLKEGLVEDAVNRERIAKLCRFDSTTGTDGAKVSLADYVARMPEGQTKIYYVTGDSPAAARAVPHVEGFRKKGWEVLLLSDRIDEWVVMHLNEFDGKQLESCAVGGADLAADASTPEEKEKTETEFAPLLERLGKSLGAKIESARLSSRLVESPACLVAPDFGYSRRLEKILKQAGQAAPAMPPVLEINAEHPLVERLKAAGDGEFDDLAAILYDQSVLAEGGQLEDPAAFVRRLNTLILSNAKPEAGRIVID, encoded by the coding sequence ATGACCACCGATTCCGCCGCCCCGCAGCAATTCGAATTCCAGACCGAGACCCGCCAGCTGCTGAAGCTGATGATCCACTCGCTGTACTCGAACAAGGAAATCTTCCTGCGCGAGCTGATCTCGAATGCTTCGGACGCCGCCGACAAGCTGCGCTTCCTGGCGATCCAGGATCCGGCGCTGTTCGGCGAAGACACCGTGCTGGCCGTCGATCTGATCGTCGACAGCGCCGCTGGCACGCTGACCGTGCGCGACAACGGCGTCGGCATGAGCCGCGAGGATCTGGTCGACAACCTCGGCACCATCGCCCGTTCCGGCACCAAGGCGTTCATGGAGCAGCTGTCTGCGGACGGCAAGAAGGACGCGCAGCTGATCGGCCAGTTCGGCGTCGGCTTCTACTCGGCGTTCATCGTTGCCGACAAGGTCACGGTCACGTCACGCCGGGCCGGCGAGACCGCAGCACATGTCTGGGAATCGACCGGCGAGGGCAGCTATTCGCTGGAGCCGGTCATCAAGAACGAACGTGGCACCGATATCACGCTGCATCTGCGCGACGACGAGAAGGAGTTCCTTGAAGCCGGCCGCATCGGCCATCTGGTGCGCAAGTACTCCGACCACATCGGCCTGCCGGTGCGGCTGAAGGTCGATGACGGCGAGGTCGAGACGCTGAACAAGGCCGCAGCACTCTGGACGCGTCCGAAGTCGGAGCTGAGCGACGAGGACTATCACAGCTTCTACACCGCGCTGTCCTTCGATCCAGGCAAGCCGCTGAGCTGGGCGCATCAGCGGGTCGAAGGCAATCTCAGCTACATCTCGCTGCTCTACATTCCTGGCGCCGCACCGTTCGATCTCTGGGATCGCGACAAGACCCGCGGCCTGCAGCTGTACGTGAAGCGCGTGTTCATCATGGATCACGGTGCCGAGTTGCTGCCGGCCTATCTGCGCTTCGTCCGCGGTCTGGTCGATTCCGATGATCTGCCGCTGAACGTGTCGCGCGAACTGCTGCAGGGCAATCGCAATGTCGAGAAGCTGAAGTCCGCACTGACCAAGCGAGTGCTCGACATGCTCGACGATCTGGCCAAGAACAAGCCAGACGACTACGCGAAGTTCTGGGACATCTTCGGCGCCGTGCTGAAGGAAGGTCTGGTCGAGGACGCGGTGAATCGCGAGCGCATCGCCAAGCTGTGCCGCTTCGATTCCACCACCGGGACCGATGGCGCCAAGGTGTCGCTGGCCGATTACGTGGCCCGGATGCCGGAGGGCCAGACCAAGATCTATTATGTGACCGGCGACTCGCCTGCCGCTGCGCGCGCCGTGCCGCATGTCGAAGGCTTCCGCAAGAAGGGCTGGGAAGTGCTGCTGCTGTCCGATCGCATCGACGAATGGGTGGTCATGCACCTCAACGAGTTCGACGGCAAGCAGCTGGAATCCTGCGCCGTCGGCGGCGCCGATCTGGCTGCGGACGCCAGCACGCCTGAGGAGAAGGAAAAGACCGAGACCGAATTCGCGCCGCTGCTTGAGCGGCTCGGCAAATCGCTGGGCGCGAAGATCGAAAGCGCCAGATTGTCGTCGCGTCTGGTCGAATCGCCGGCCTGTCTGGTGGCGCCGGACTTCGGCTACAGCCGTCGCCTGGAGAAGATTCTCAAGCAGGCAGGGCAAGCCGCGCCGGCCATGCCGCCGGTGTTGGAAATCAATGCCGAGCACCCGCTGGTCGAGCGTCTGAAAGCCGCCGGCGATGGCGAATTCGATGATCTGGCGGCGATCCTGTATGACCAGAGCGTGCTCGCCGAAGGTGGCCAGCTCGAAGATCCGGCCGCCTTCGTGCGCCGGCTCAACACGCTGATCCTGTCGAATGCCAAGCCCGAAGCAGGCCGGATCGTCATCGACTGA
- a CDS encoding C40 family peptidase, with protein MSLPRSVVLIALTLIGLLLGGCASRPTPDHLALRQHIVETALGQLGRPYHYGGHDPDGFDCSGLVQFAYSEAGVIVPRDTRSQRDAGKTLSLSEAQPGDLLFYRFENGGGLHVGLYLGDGRMIHAPASGRQVSLVEVASPIWKKRYLETIRLLP; from the coding sequence ATGTCGCTGCCCCGCTCCGTTGTTCTAATTGCTTTGACGCTGATCGGCCTTCTGCTTGGCGGCTGTGCGAGCCGCCCGACGCCGGATCATCTCGCACTGCGCCAGCATATCGTCGAGACCGCCCTCGGCCAGCTGGGCCGGCCCTACCACTACGGCGGCCACGATCCGGATGGCTTCGATTGCAGCGGTCTGGTGCAGTTCGCGTACAGCGAAGCCGGCGTGATCGTGCCGCGCGATACCCGTTCGCAGCGCGATGCGGGCAAGACCTTGTCATTGAGCGAGGCACAGCCCGGCGATCTGCTGTTCTACCGTTTCGAGAACGGCGGTGGCCTGCATGTCGGCCTGTATCTGGGCGATGGCCGGATGATTCATGCGCCGGCCTCGGGGCGGCAGGTCAGCCTGGTCGAAGTTGCTTCGCCGATCTGGAAGAAGCGCTACCTGGAAACGATCCGGCTGCTGCCGTGA
- the trxB gene encoding thioredoxin-disulfide reductase — translation MSNHHPLIILGSGPAGYTAAVYAARANLKPVLITGVEQGGQLMTTTEVDNWPGDVEHLQGPDLMDRMRRHAERFDTQFIYDHIDKVDLKNRPFTLHGGSGSYTCDALIIATGASAKYLGIPSEESFKGKGVSACATCDGFFYKGQEVAVIGGGNTAVEEALYLANIASKVTIVHRRDKFKGEKILHDKLFKRQAEGKVEIIWNSSLDEVLGDATGVTGMRVKNVQDGSTREAKLAGVFIAIGHSPNTGIFEGQLDMAGGYLKVKSGSEGNATATSVEGVFAAGDVMDHVYRQAITSAGTGCQAALDAERYLDKLHGG, via the coding sequence ATGAGCAACCATCATCCGCTGATCATTCTCGGCTCCGGCCCCGCCGGCTACACGGCTGCGGTCTATGCAGCTCGCGCCAATCTGAAACCGGTGCTGATCACCGGCGTCGAACAGGGCGGCCAGCTGATGACCACCACCGAGGTCGACAACTGGCCGGGCGATGTCGAGCACCTGCAGGGTCCGGATCTGATGGACCGCATGCGCCGCCACGCCGAGCGCTTCGATACCCAGTTCATCTATGACCACATCGACAAGGTCGATCTGAAGAACCGGCCGTTCACCTTGCACGGCGGCAGCGGCAGCTACACCTGCGACGCGCTGATCATCGCCACCGGCGCCAGCGCCAAGTACCTGGGCATTCCGTCCGAAGAATCGTTCAAGGGCAAGGGCGTGTCGGCCTGCGCGACCTGCGACGGCTTCTTCTACAAGGGCCAGGAAGTCGCCGTGATCGGCGGCGGCAATACGGCGGTCGAAGAAGCGCTGTACCTCGCCAATATCGCCAGCAAGGTCACCATCGTCCACCGCCGCGACAAGTTCAAGGGCGAGAAGATCCTGCACGACAAGCTGTTCAAGCGGCAGGCGGAAGGCAAGGTCGAGATCATCTGGAACTCGTCGCTCGATGAAGTGCTCGGCGATGCGACCGGCGTCACCGGCATGCGGGTCAAGAACGTGCAGGACGGCAGCACCCGCGAGGCCAAGCTGGCCGGCGTGTTCATCGCCATCGGCCATTCGCCGAATACCGGCATCTTCGAAGGTCAGCTGGACATGGCGGGCGGCTACCTGAAGGTGAAAAGCGGCAGCGAAGGCAATGCCACCGCGACCAGCGTCGAAGGCGTGTTCGCGGCCGGTGACGTGATGGATCACGTCTATCGCCAGGCGATCACTTCGGCCGGCACCGGCTGCCAGGCCGCGCTCGATGCCGAACGCTATCTGGACAAGCTGCACGGCGGCTGA
- the sppA gene encoding signal peptide peptidase SppA, with product MSEPRPLIVRLFSWIWTLIVFCFRALVILSLVVLGVGIWAGSRDQTPVIEDNVALTVIPFGDLSDQIPNDRSRAFLQRFSDNKPTQTSLREVVDAIDAAATDTRIPSIVVKLDDMAGAGLPQLEEIAVALRKFRAAGKPVYAYGDSYDQKQYYIAAQSDEISIDPLGSVLLEGFSVYTNYFKDALDKLGVQINVFRVGEFKSAVEPYERNDMSPEARTANQAWLGDLWSLYGTTIGDARKLTPDAANRYIAGLSAGLEKHKGDLAAYALEAGLVTQIETQADFRKRMIERVGEDDDHGSFRQIDAGSYLAAVHAEKSARGADKMAVVIVQGEIVDGDGEDNNAGGDTIADLLDRARRDDKVKAVLLRVNSPGGSVFASEKIRRGVLALQAAGKPVVASMSTLAASGGYWISMDADQIWAEPTTITGSIGIFGMIPTINEPLNKIGIHTDGVGTTPLAGAFRIDRPLADSVKTLFQLQIEKGYRNFIEGVAKGREIPVEQVDSIARGRVWSGKAAKELGLVDSLGSFQDAETALAQLAKLTPGRYQLNEMQPDRDLFKQLLGELFGKGQGMSGQGNLYGALLGQLPGGALAAPARAIGDAVRRLDDPQRVYAYCFCTPVLGGR from the coding sequence ATGAGTGAGCCGCGCCCCCTGATCGTGCGTCTGTTCAGCTGGATCTGGACGCTGATCGTGTTCTGCTTCCGCGCCCTGGTCATTCTTTCGCTGGTCGTCCTCGGCGTCGGCATTTGGGCCGGCAGTCGTGACCAGACGCCGGTGATCGAGGACAACGTCGCGCTGACCGTGATCCCGTTCGGCGATCTCAGCGACCAGATCCCGAACGACCGCAGCCGCGCGTTCCTGCAGCGGTTCAGCGACAACAAGCCGACCCAGACCTCGTTGCGCGAAGTGGTCGATGCCATCGACGCCGCTGCCACCGATACGCGCATTCCGTCGATCGTCGTCAAGCTCGATGACATGGCCGGCGCCGGTCTGCCGCAGCTGGAAGAAATCGCCGTCGCCCTGCGCAAGTTCCGCGCGGCCGGCAAGCCGGTGTACGCCTACGGCGATTCCTACGATCAGAAGCAGTACTACATCGCCGCGCAGTCCGATGAAATCTCGATCGATCCGCTCGGTTCGGTGCTGCTCGAAGGTTTTTCGGTCTACACCAACTACTTCAAGGACGCGCTGGACAAGCTGGGCGTGCAGATCAACGTGTTTCGCGTCGGCGAGTTCAAATCCGCCGTCGAGCCTTACGAGCGTAACGACATGTCGCCCGAGGCCCGCACCGCGAACCAGGCCTGGCTCGGCGATCTCTGGAGCCTGTACGGCACCACCATCGGCGACGCGCGCAAGCTGACGCCGGACGCCGCCAATCGCTATATCGCCGGCTTGTCGGCGGGGCTGGAGAAGCACAAGGGCGATCTCGCTGCCTATGCGCTCGAAGCCGGCCTGGTGACCCAGATCGAAACCCAGGCGGATTTCCGCAAACGGATGATCGAACGGGTAGGCGAAGACGACGATCACGGCTCGTTCCGTCAGATCGACGCTGGCAGCTATCTGGCCGCCGTCCACGCCGAAAAATCCGCACGTGGCGCCGACAAGATGGCCGTGGTGATCGTTCAGGGCGAAATCGTCGACGGTGATGGCGAGGACAACAACGCTGGCGGCGACACCATCGCCGATCTGCTCGACCGCGCCCGCCGCGACGACAAGGTAAAGGCGGTGTTGTTGCGGGTGAATTCGCCGGGCGGCAGCGTGTTCGCCTCGGAGAAGATTCGTCGTGGCGTGCTGGCGCTGCAGGCAGCCGGCAAGCCGGTCGTCGCGTCGATGTCGACCCTGGCGGCGAGCGGCGGCTACTGGATTTCGATGGACGCTGACCAGATCTGGGCAGAACCGACGACGATCACCGGCTCGATCGGCATCTTCGGCATGATCCCGACCATCAACGAGCCGCTGAACAAGATCGGCATCCACACCGATGGCGTCGGCACCACGCCGCTGGCCGGCGCGTTCCGCATCGACCGGCCGCTGGCCGACAGCGTCAAGACGCTGTTCCAGCTGCAGATCGAGAAGGGTTATCGCAACTTCATCGAAGGCGTGGCCAAGGGTCGCGAGATTCCGGTCGAGCAGGTCGATTCGATCGCTCGCGGAAGGGTCTGGAGCGGCAAGGCGGCGAAGGAACTCGGGCTGGTCGATTCGCTCGGCAGCTTCCAGGATGCCGAAACGGCATTGGCGCAGCTGGCCAAGCTCACCCCCGGCCGCTATCAGCTCAACGAGATGCAGCCGGATCGCGATCTGTTCAAGCAACTGCTCGGCGAGCTGTTCGGCAAGGGACAGGGCATGAGCGGCCAGGGCAATCTCTATGGCGCGCTGCTGGGCCAGCTTCCGGGTGGCGCCTTGGCGGCACCGGCCCGGGCGATCGGGGATGCCGTGCGTCGTCTCGACGACCCGCAGCGCGTCTACGCCTACTGCTTCTGCACGCCGGTGCTCGGCGGGCGCTGA